The following DNA comes from Deltaproteobacteria bacterium.
GTCCGGGAACGCCAGCAGCGCTTCCTCAAAGCGCTCCGCGCTCGTCCGCGTACCGCCGCACTTGAGGAAGCTCTTCGCCCGTCCCAGGACGGTCACGTATCCATCCCGGTCGACGGTCGCCAGATCGCCTGTGTGCAGCCGCCCGTTGCGGAAGGTGACCGCGGTCTCCGCGGCATCCTGGAAATAGCCGCGGGCGATGTTCTCCCCTTCGGCGACGATCTCTCCGGTCT
Coding sequences within:
- a CDS encoding acyl--CoA ligase — protein: TGEIVAEGENIARGYFQDAAETAVTFRNGRLHTGDLATVDRDGYVTVLGRAKSFLKCGGTRTSAERFEEALLAFPDIVEAAVIGVPDEVMGEAPAAFVVARDPGDPTVAARLREFAESKLPLPLRPKI